A region from the Alnus glutinosa chromosome 5, dhAlnGlut1.1, whole genome shotgun sequence genome encodes:
- the LOC133869594 gene encoding tyrosine decarboxylase-like, with the protein MVIDFLADYYANVEKYPVQSQVEPGYLRKRLPESTPYNPEPIETILQDVQEHIIPGMTHWQSPNFFAYYQCTSSIAGFLGEMLSAGFNVVGFNWISSPAATELETIVVDWLGEMLKLPKPFLFSGNGGGVLQGTTCEAILCTLVAARDQMLCRIGRDNMGKLVVYGSDQTHSALQKAAQIAGIHPKNFRAIITTKSTSFALSPDSLQSQIRKDIKAGLVPLFLCATVGTTSTAAVDPLGSLCNVAKDYGMWVHVDAAYAGSACICPEFRHFMDGVEGANSFSLNAHKWFLTTLDCCCLWVKDPSALVKSLSTNPEFLRNKATDSRQVVDYKDWQIALSRRFRALKLWFVLRSYGVANLRNFMRSHVEMARLFEGLVAMDKRFEIVLPRYFAMVCFRISPIAMGRPKAAHKNGNVDEKKKVDVEEESSNEVNQKLLESINMSGRVYMTHAMVGNVYVIRFAVGATLVEERHVIMAWKVVQDHATAILSTN; encoded by the coding sequence ATGGTGATAGACTTCCTAGCTGATTACTATGCGAATGTTGAGAAATACCCTGTTCAAAGTCAAGTGGAACCAGGATATCTCCGAAAACGCTTGCCGGAGTCCACCCCATATAATCCAGAGCCCATCGAAACCATCCTCCAAGACGTGCAGGAGCATATAATTCCTGGTATGACACATTGGCAAAGCCCAAACTTCTTCGCCTACTACCAATGTACTAGTAGCATTGCAGGGTTTCTAGGCGAGATGCTTAGTGCCGGATTCAATGTGGTCGGATTCAACTGGATTTCATCTCCAGCCGCGACCGAACTGGAGACAATAGTCGTGGATTGGCTTGGAGAGATGCTCAAGCTGCCCAAGCCCTTCCTTTTCTCTGGCAACGGCGGGGGTGTGCTACAAGGGACCACTTGTGAGGCCATTTTGTGCACACTCGTCGCTGCGAGGGATCAAATGCTATGCCGAATCGGGAGAGACAACATGGGAAAGCTGGTGGTTTATGGCTCTGACCAAACGCACAGTGCACTCCAAAAAGCAGCACAAATAGCCGGAATCCACCCCAAGAATTTCAGAGCCATCATAACCACAAAGTCAACATCATTTGCGCTCTCACCAGACTCGCTACAATCCCAAATTCGCAAAGACATTAAAGCAGGGTTGGTCCCATTGTTTCTCTGCGCCACTGTGGGGACTACTTCCACAGCTGCCGTTGATCCACTGGGGTCGTTGTGCAACGTGGCAAAAGATTATGGCATGTGGGTCCACGTGGATGCTGCTTATGCCGGAAGTGCATGCATTTGTCCGGAGTTCCGTCATTTCATGGACGGTGTTGAGGGTGCGAACTCATTTAGTCTCAATGCGCATAAATGGTTCTTAACCACTTTAGATTGTTGCTGCCTCTGGGTAAAAGATCCGAGTGCCTTGGTAAAATCACTCTCAACCAACCCTGAGTTCTTGAGGAATAAAGCCACCGATTCAAGGCAAGTGGTGGATTATAAAGACTGGCAGATAGCCCTAAGCCGAAGATTCCGAGCCTTGAAACTCTGGTTTGTGCTCAGAAGCTATGGCGTGGCTAACCTTAGGAACTTCATGAGAAGTCATGTTGAAATGGCCAGGCTTTTTGAAGGGCTTGTAGCAATGGACAAGAGGTTTGAAATCGTGCTCCCTAGATATTTTGCTATGGTTTGTTTTAGGATTTCGCCAATAGCAATGGGTAGGCCAAAGGCAGCGCACAAAAATGGTAACGTTGatgagaagaagaaggtggaCGTAGAAGAAGAAAGTTCAAATGAGGTTAACCAGAAGTTATTGGAGTCGATTAACATGTCAGGCCGCGTTTACATGACGCATGCAATGGTTGGTAATGTGTACGTCATACGGTTTGCCGTCGGCGCGACTCTTGTAGAGGAACGCCACGTTATCATGGCTTGGAAAGTGGTGCAGGACCATGCAACTGCCATACTAAGCACCAACTAA